One genomic region from Microcystis panniformis FACHB-1757 encodes:
- a CDS encoding lipopolysaccharide assembly protein LapA domain-containing protein: MNTISNFLASAIVGGWIMTMAVFAIQNIQPVSLKFLQFESIKVPIGVLLAFSLGIGFFMAAFIPAFLRKSKKSPRSRFPPPQPGLDEFDF; this comes from the coding sequence ATGAATACAATTAGTAATTTTTTAGCTAGTGCTATTGTCGGCGGCTGGATTATGACCATGGCAGTTTTTGCTATTCAAAATATCCAACCAGTTTCTTTAAAGTTTCTACAATTTGAGTCAATTAAAGTACCTATCGGTGTTTTATTGGCTTTTTCTTTGGGAATTGGATTTTTTATGGCCGCATTTATCCCCGCTTTTTTGAGAAAGTCGAAAAAATCTCCTCGCAGTCGCTTTCCTCCCCCACAACCGGGGTTAGACGAGTTTGATTTTTAG